One genomic segment of Mycolicibacterium psychrotolerans includes these proteins:
- a CDS encoding ABC transporter ATP-binding protein, with amino-acid sequence MSLETVARQSLYRQTHARGGDLRSLADRRLLARIWRFAGRHHRMLWVFLLVSVVSSVLTVATPLLAGRVVDEITGEGTVGVVALLAAVIAAVAVAEAAMSLLTRWLSSTIGEGLILDLRTAVFDHVQRMPVAFFTRTRTGALVSRLGNDVMGAQRAFSDTLSGVVSNVVTLTLTLAVMISISWQVTLVSLVLMPLFLLPARRIGSAMAKLSREAAAHNATMNTQMTERFSAPGATLVKLFGDTGVESREFAVRAGRVRDIGVRTAMLQATFMNSLTLMSALALALVYGLGGALALGGQMQAGAIVSLALLLTRLYAPLTALANARVEIATALVSFERVFEVLDLVPLIRERPDAVAIPDGPVTVEFDDVHFSYPAADKVSLASLEEVAELDDRGGDEVLHGISFTAHPGQMVALVGSSGAGKSTTASMLARLYDVDSGAIRLGGVDVRDATFASLKQTVGMVTQDGHLFHESIRANLALAAPEATDAEIWEALRRARLDEVVADMPDGLDTVVGERGYRLSGGQRQRLTIARLLLAAPRVVVLDEATASLDSESEAKVQQALAEALAGRTSLVIAHRLSTIRAADLILVVEDGRIVERGTHTELLARGGRYAELYRTQFGHQSTSDRRTCIPAGPHSHVRCRNASSAEELTACQQWEDLLSG; translated from the coding sequence ATGAGCTTGGAAACGGTTGCCCGGCAGTCGCTGTACCGGCAGACCCATGCCCGGGGCGGTGATCTGCGTTCGCTGGCGGACCGTCGGCTGTTGGCGCGGATCTGGCGGTTCGCCGGCAGGCACCACCGCATGTTGTGGGTGTTCCTGCTGGTCAGCGTCGTCAGCTCGGTACTGACGGTCGCGACGCCGCTGCTGGCGGGCCGCGTGGTCGACGAGATCACAGGCGAGGGCACCGTAGGGGTGGTCGCGCTGCTGGCGGCGGTGATCGCCGCGGTGGCGGTCGCCGAGGCGGCGATGTCGCTGCTGACCCGGTGGCTGTCGTCGACGATCGGCGAGGGGCTGATCCTGGACCTGCGAACCGCGGTGTTCGACCACGTGCAGCGGATGCCGGTGGCTTTCTTCACCAGGACCCGCACCGGCGCGCTGGTGAGCCGCCTGGGCAACGACGTGATGGGCGCGCAACGGGCCTTCTCCGACACGCTCTCAGGGGTGGTGTCCAACGTCGTCACGCTGACGCTGACGCTCGCGGTGATGATCAGCATCTCGTGGCAGGTGACGCTGGTGTCGCTGGTGCTGATGCCGCTGTTCCTGCTGCCGGCCCGGCGCATCGGATCGGCGATGGCCAAGCTCTCCCGCGAAGCCGCGGCCCACAACGCGACGATGAACACGCAGATGACCGAGCGGTTCTCCGCGCCCGGCGCCACGCTGGTCAAACTGTTCGGGGACACCGGCGTCGAATCGCGGGAGTTCGCCGTACGGGCGGGCCGGGTCCGCGACATCGGCGTGCGCACCGCGATGCTGCAGGCGACGTTCATGAACTCGTTGACGTTGATGTCGGCGCTGGCGCTCGCGCTGGTGTACGGGCTCGGCGGCGCACTGGCCCTGGGCGGTCAGATGCAGGCCGGCGCGATCGTCTCGCTGGCGCTGCTGCTGACCCGGCTGTACGCACCGCTCACCGCGCTGGCCAATGCCCGCGTCGAGATCGCCACCGCGCTCGTCAGTTTCGAGCGCGTCTTCGAGGTGCTCGACCTGGTGCCGCTGATCCGCGAACGCCCCGACGCCGTCGCGATCCCCGACGGCCCCGTCACCGTCGAGTTCGACGACGTCCACTTCTCCTACCCGGCCGCCGACAAGGTCTCGCTGGCGTCGCTGGAGGAGGTCGCCGAACTGGACGACCGCGGCGGCGACGAAGTGCTGCACGGTATCTCGTTCACCGCGCACCCCGGCCAGATGGTCGCGCTGGTGGGGTCGTCGGGGGCCGGGAAGTCGACGACGGCGTCGATGCTGGCCCGGCTCTACGATGTCGATTCCGGCGCGATCCGGCTGGGCGGCGTCGACGTGCGTGACGCGACGTTCGCCTCGCTGAAGCAGACCGTCGGGATGGTCACCCAGGACGGGCACCTCTTCCACGAATCCATCCGGGCCAACCTGGCGCTCGCCGCTCCGGAGGCGACGGACGCCGAGATCTGGGAGGCGCTGCGGCGTGCCCGGCTCGACGAAGTCGTCGCCGACATGCCCGACGGGCTCGACACCGTCGTCGGCGAGCGCGGATACCGGCTTTCCGGCGGTCAGCGGCAGCGGCTGACCATCGCGCGGCTGCTGCTGGCCGCGCCGCGGGTGGTGGTGCTCGACGAGGCGACGGCGTCGCTGGACTCGGAGTCGGAGGCAAAGGTGCAGCAGGCGCTGGCCGAGGCGCTGGCCGGCCGCACGTCGCTGGTGATCGCGCACCGGCTCTCGACGATCCGGGCCGCCGACCTGATCCTCGTCGTCGAGGACGGCCGCATCGTGGAGCGCGGCACGCACACCGAGCTGCTGGCGCGCGGCGGCCGCTACGCCGAGCTGTACCGCACCCAGTTCGGCCACCAGTCCACCTCGGACCGCCGAACGTGCATTCCGGCAGGCCCGCACTCACACGTGCGCTGCCGGAATGCGAGTTCGGCGGAGGAGTTAACCGCTTGCCAGCAGTGGGAAGATCTCCTCAGTGGCTGA
- a CDS encoding ABC transporter ATP-binding protein yields MADIGDNALRAAPAIAPPPRRVRPSSDLWRMLPYLLPYRGRWILMFTVAFASLAATVTIPLMTKAVIDGPVRHQDQQGLWTLGAAAMGVGIAEAVLWFIRRWLVARATMGVEADIRKDLYARLQILPMSFHGRWQSGQLLSRIMNDLSTIRRFMSFGLTFLILNVLQITVVTAILLAMYWPLGVVVLVSIIPITLTVLHFQQEYTRLSRQAQDQAGHVATHVEEAALGLRVVKSFGREDYVYDRFDEQLTDLYETQVNRVTVSAKFWTLLEIIPNLTLILVLGFGAYAAGHGYVTMGTLVAFITMMLSLVWPIASLGFLLSMTQESFTAANRIAEIFDAPREITDGPREQSPRGGRLELVDVGFRFPDSEDWSLRHVTVTVEPGETLALVGATGSGKSVLVGLLSRLYDVTEGEIRIDAQDIRELSLDALRQAVATAFEDPTLFSMSVAENLALGRAPDNPASEDELRQAVEVAAAQFVYDLPYGLDTRIGEQGMSLSGGQRQRLSLARAILAGPRILVLDDTLSALDVHTEAVVEEALRRVLHAVTGVVVAHRASTVLLADRVALLQNGTITHVGTHAELLAEVPEYRYLLAADDELDDGCERETDWAGEPLALPDDDDRRPTLEREILERRP; encoded by the coding sequence GTGGCTGACATCGGAGACAACGCGTTGCGCGCGGCGCCCGCGATCGCGCCGCCGCCCCGACGGGTGAGGCCGAGCTCGGACCTGTGGCGGATGCTGCCCTACCTGCTGCCGTACCGCGGCCGGTGGATCCTGATGTTCACCGTCGCCTTCGCGAGCCTCGCGGCGACCGTGACGATCCCGCTGATGACCAAGGCCGTCATCGACGGGCCGGTCCGCCATCAGGATCAGCAGGGGCTGTGGACGCTGGGCGCGGCGGCGATGGGGGTCGGCATCGCCGAGGCGGTGCTGTGGTTCATCCGGCGATGGCTGGTGGCCCGCGCGACGATGGGCGTCGAGGCCGACATTCGCAAAGACCTCTACGCGCGGCTGCAGATCCTGCCGATGTCGTTTCACGGCCGCTGGCAGTCGGGCCAGTTGCTGTCGCGGATCATGAACGATCTCAGCACGATTCGACGCTTCATGTCGTTCGGCCTGACGTTCCTGATCCTCAACGTCCTGCAGATCACCGTGGTCACCGCGATCCTGCTGGCGATGTACTGGCCGCTGGGCGTGGTGGTGCTGGTGTCGATCATCCCGATCACGCTCACCGTGCTGCACTTCCAGCAGGAGTACACCCGGCTGTCGCGACAGGCGCAGGATCAGGCCGGGCACGTCGCCACCCACGTCGAGGAGGCCGCGCTCGGGCTGCGGGTGGTGAAGTCGTTCGGCCGCGAGGACTACGTCTACGACCGGTTCGACGAACAGCTCACCGACCTCTACGAGACCCAGGTGAACCGGGTCACGGTGTCCGCGAAATTCTGGACGCTGCTCGAGATCATCCCGAACCTGACGCTGATCCTGGTGCTCGGCTTCGGCGCCTACGCCGCCGGGCACGGGTACGTGACGATGGGCACGCTGGTCGCGTTCATCACGATGATGCTGTCGCTGGTCTGGCCGATCGCGTCGCTGGGCTTCCTGCTGTCGATGACCCAGGAGTCGTTCACGGCGGCCAATCGCATCGCCGAGATCTTCGACGCGCCGCGCGAGATCACCGACGGTCCGCGCGAGCAGAGCCCGCGCGGCGGCCGCCTCGAACTCGTCGACGTCGGATTCCGGTTCCCGGACTCCGAGGACTGGTCGCTGCGTCATGTCACCGTGACCGTCGAGCCGGGGGAGACGCTCGCGCTCGTCGGCGCGACCGGATCCGGCAAGTCCGTTCTGGTGGGCCTGCTGTCCCGGCTGTACGACGTGACCGAGGGCGAGATCCGCATCGACGCACAGGACATCCGCGAGCTCAGCCTCGACGCGCTGCGGCAGGCGGTCGCGACGGCGTTCGAGGACCCGACGCTGTTCTCGATGTCGGTCGCCGAGAACCTAGCGCTCGGCCGTGCCCCAGACAATCCAGCGTCCGAGGACGAGCTGCGCCAGGCCGTCGAGGTGGCCGCCGCGCAGTTCGTCTACGACCTGCCCTACGGCCTGGACACCCGCATCGGCGAGCAGGGCATGAGCCTGTCCGGCGGTCAGCGGCAACGCCTTTCGCTCGCCCGGGCGATCCTGGCCGGCCCCCGCATCCTGGTGCTCGACGACACCCTGTCGGCACTCGACGTGCACACCGAGGCCGTCGTCGAGGAAGCGCTGCGCCGCGTCCTGCACGCGGTCACCGGCGTCGTGGTGGCCCACCGCGCGTCGACCGTGCTGCTCGCCGACCGGGTCGCGCTGCTGCAGAACGGCACCATCACCCACGTCGGCACCCACGCCGAACTGCTGGCCGAGGTGCCCGAGTACCGCTATCTGCTGGCCGCCGACGACGAACTCGACGACGGGTGCGAGCGCGAGACGGACTGGGCGGGTGAGCCATTGGCGCTGCCCGACGACGACGATCGTCGCCCGACGCTGGAGCGCGAGATCCTGGAGCGACGGCCGTGA
- a CDS encoding ABC transporter ATP-binding protein, with product MTTQPDWRGRFDEHDDLPIDESVPRRREARALLGSLLRPYRWTVLALALVVVVENIARLSVPLLVQKGIDNGIPPLLDGGSPRTLMVIVGVLCVVVLVQASARMFFLRRSGRIGQRVLRELRRRVFRHFGRLDIAFHDRYTSGRVVSRSTNDVEAIQDMLETGFDSLITAVLTLFGTSVLLITLDTKLGLMCLAAFPVLVALVAWFHRESSRIYREVREISALVIVQFVETMTGIKAVQAYRREPRNQQIFEDIADRYRVINEKTFKLLAIFMPGVKLVGNITTGVVLLYGGYRVLHGQMTIGTLAAFLLYLRMFFEPMQEISQFFNTFQSASSALEKLAGVLAEKPGIADPAEPVELESVRGEIAFHDVRFEYVPNRPVLPDLDLVVPAGQTVALVGTTGAGKTTIAKLVTRFYDPVAGSVSLDGVDLRDLRQTDLRRHVVMVTQENFMFGGTVADNIRFGRPGATDEEVGAAARAVGADGFIDALPEGYDTDVAKRGDRLSAGQRQLVAFARAFLADPAVLILDEATSSLDIPSERMVQRALETVLAERTAIVIAHRLSTVQIADRVLVLEHGRIVEDGSPEELTARADGHYAALHRSWVQSLA from the coding sequence GTGACCACACAGCCCGACTGGCGCGGCCGGTTCGACGAACACGACGATCTGCCGATCGACGAGTCGGTGCCGCGCCGGCGCGAGGCGCGGGCCCTCCTCGGCTCGCTGCTGCGGCCGTACCGCTGGACGGTGTTGGCGCTCGCTCTCGTCGTGGTGGTGGAAAACATTGCGCGCCTATCGGTTCCGCTGCTGGTGCAGAAGGGCATCGACAACGGGATCCCCCCGCTGCTCGACGGCGGCTCGCCGCGCACGCTGATGGTGATCGTCGGGGTGCTGTGCGTCGTGGTGCTCGTCCAGGCGAGCGCCCGGATGTTCTTCCTGCGCAGGTCGGGCCGCATCGGCCAGCGCGTGCTGCGCGAACTGCGCAGGCGGGTGTTCCGGCATTTCGGCCGGCTCGACATCGCCTTCCATGACCGCTACACCTCGGGCCGCGTGGTGAGCAGGTCCACCAACGACGTCGAAGCGATCCAGGACATGCTGGAGACGGGTTTCGACAGCCTGATCACCGCGGTGCTCACGCTGTTCGGCACCTCGGTACTGCTGATCACCCTGGACACGAAGCTGGGGCTGATGTGCCTGGCCGCGTTCCCGGTGCTGGTGGCGCTCGTGGCGTGGTTCCACCGCGAGTCGTCGCGGATCTACCGCGAGGTGCGCGAGATCTCCGCGCTGGTGATCGTCCAGTTCGTCGAGACCATGACCGGCATCAAGGCGGTGCAGGCCTATCGCCGCGAGCCGCGCAACCAGCAGATCTTCGAAGACATCGCCGACCGCTACCGGGTGATCAACGAGAAGACGTTCAAACTGCTCGCGATCTTCATGCCGGGCGTGAAGCTCGTCGGCAACATCACCACGGGCGTGGTGCTGCTCTACGGCGGCTACCGGGTGCTGCACGGGCAGATGACGATCGGCACGCTGGCCGCGTTCCTGCTGTACCTGCGAATGTTCTTCGAACCGATGCAGGAGATCTCGCAGTTCTTCAACACCTTCCAGTCGGCATCGTCGGCGCTGGAGAAGCTCGCCGGAGTGCTGGCCGAGAAGCCTGGTATCGCCGATCCGGCCGAGCCGGTCGAGCTCGAGTCGGTGCGCGGTGAGATCGCCTTTCACGACGTGCGCTTCGAGTACGTCCCCAACCGGCCGGTGCTGCCGGACCTCGACCTGGTGGTGCCGGCAGGCCAGACCGTCGCGCTGGTGGGAACCACGGGCGCGGGCAAGACCACGATCGCCAAGCTGGTCACCCGGTTCTACGACCCGGTCGCGGGCAGCGTCTCTCTCGACGGAGTCGACCTACGCGACCTCCGGCAGACCGATCTGCGTCGTCACGTCGTGATGGTCACCCAGGAGAACTTCATGTTCGGCGGCACGGTCGCCGACAACATCCGCTTCGGGCGGCCGGGCGCCACCGACGAGGAGGTGGGGGCGGCGGCCCGGGCCGTCGGCGCCGACGGTTTCATCGACGCGCTGCCGGAGGGTTACGACACCGATGTCGCCAAGCGCGGCGACCGGCTGTCGGCGGGGCAGCGGCAGCTGGTCGCGTTCGCCCGGGCGTTCCTGGCCGACCCCGCGGTGCTGATCCTCGACGAGGCCACTTCCTCGCTGGACATCCCGAGCGAGCGGATGGTGCAGCGGGCGCTGGAGACGGTGCTGGCCGAGCGCACCGCGATCGTGATCGCGCACCGGCTCTCGACGGTGCAGATCGCCGATCGGGTGCTGGTACTCGAGCACGGCCGCATCGTCGAGGACGGCTCGCCGGAGGAGCTGACGGCGCGCGCCGACGGACACTACGCGGCGCTGCACCGCTCATGGGTGCAGTCACTGGCCTGA
- a CDS encoding AMP-binding protein, with amino-acid sequence MATNTDLYRAARDHLVEVIGDYDKAVETFEWPRLTGRFNWATDWFDVVAGDRPDDVALWIVEQDGREVKATFAQMATRSDQVATWLRGLGVGKGDRVILMLGNQVELWESMLAVAKLGAVIMPTTAALGHDDVADRLRRGRAGFVVANASDAAKFTGVDEPFTGVAVGGAVSGWHAYADAADVAPAGPFDPGTAPTDPLLIYFTSGTTSKPKLVEHSQVSYPVGHLSTMAWLGVRPGDVHLAISSPGWAKHAWSCFFAPWIAEATIFVYNYARFDADALLEQLHRGAVSTFCAPPTVWRMLIQADLGERPPHLREVLGAGEPLNPDVIAQVERAWGLTIRDGFGQTETTLAVGNTPGQPVKSGSMGRPMPGVPVVLVDPLTGEPAEEGEICLDLNATPLNLMSGYLDDEKRNAMVMRDGRYHTGDVATRDDDGYITYVGRTDDVFKSSDYKVSPFELESVLIEHPAVVEAAVVPAPDDTRLAVPKAYIALAAGWSADAETARQILQYSRDHLAPYLKVRRVEFAELPKTISGKIRRVDLRRREQDAHSAGTPIDTEFRYEDLVR; translated from the coding sequence ATGGCGACCAACACCGACCTTTACCGCGCCGCCCGCGACCACCTGGTCGAGGTGATCGGCGACTACGACAAGGCCGTCGAGACGTTCGAATGGCCCCGGCTGACGGGGCGGTTCAACTGGGCGACCGACTGGTTCGACGTCGTCGCCGGCGACCGGCCCGACGACGTCGCGCTGTGGATCGTGGAGCAGGACGGCCGCGAGGTGAAGGCGACGTTCGCCCAGATGGCGACACGATCGGATCAGGTCGCCACCTGGTTGCGCGGCCTCGGCGTCGGCAAGGGCGACCGGGTCATCCTGATGCTCGGCAACCAGGTCGAGCTGTGGGAGTCGATGCTGGCCGTGGCCAAGCTCGGTGCGGTGATCATGCCGACGACCGCGGCGCTGGGCCACGACGACGTCGCCGACCGGCTGCGGCGCGGGCGCGCGGGCTTCGTCGTCGCCAACGCCTCGGACGCGGCGAAGTTCACCGGGGTCGACGAACCGTTCACCGGGGTGGCCGTCGGCGGGGCCGTGTCGGGCTGGCACGCCTACGCCGACGCCGCCGACGTCGCGCCGGCCGGGCCGTTCGATCCCGGCACCGCCCCGACGGATCCGCTGCTGATCTACTTCACCTCAGGCACCACCAGCAAGCCCAAGCTCGTGGAGCACTCACAGGTCAGCTATCCCGTCGGCCACCTGTCGACGATGGCGTGGCTGGGGGTGCGGCCCGGCGACGTGCACCTGGCGATCAGCTCACCGGGGTGGGCCAAGCATGCGTGGAGCTGCTTCTTCGCGCCGTGGATCGCCGAGGCGACGATCTTCGTCTACAACTACGCCCGCTTCGACGCGGACGCTCTGCTCGAGCAGCTGCACCGTGGGGCGGTCAGCACCTTCTGCGCTCCACCGACGGTGTGGCGCATGCTGATTCAGGCCGACCTCGGTGAGCGGCCACCGCACCTGCGGGAGGTTCTGGGGGCGGGCGAGCCGCTGAACCCGGACGTCATCGCGCAGGTCGAGCGGGCCTGGGGATTGACGATTCGCGATGGCTTCGGTCAGACCGAGACCACGCTGGCTGTCGGCAACACGCCCGGCCAGCCCGTCAAGTCCGGGTCGATGGGCCGGCCGATGCCCGGCGTCCCCGTCGTGCTCGTCGACCCACTCACCGGTGAGCCTGCCGAGGAGGGCGAGATCTGCCTGGACCTGAACGCGACCCCGCTGAACCTGATGAGCGGCTACCTCGACGACGAGAAGCGCAACGCAATGGTCATGCGCGACGGCCGGTACCACACCGGGGATGTCGCCACCCGCGACGACGACGGCTACATCACCTACGTCGGGCGCACCGACGACGTGTTCAAGTCCTCCGACTACAAGGTGTCGCCGTTCGAGCTGGAGAGCGTTCTGATCGAACACCCGGCCGTCGTCGAGGCCGCGGTGGTGCCCGCCCCCGACGACACCCGGCTGGCCGTCCCGAAGGCCTACATCGCCCTCGCCGCGGGCTGGAGCGCCGACGCCGAAACCGCGCGGCAGATCCTGCAGTACAGCCGCGACCACCTGGCGCCGTATCTGAAGGTCCGCCGCGTCGAGTTCGCCGAACTGCCCAAGACGATCTCGGGCAAGATCCGCCGGGTCGACCTGCGCCGCCGGGAGCAGGACGCCCACAGCGCCGGTACGCCGATCGACACGGAGTTCCGCTACGAGGACCTGGTGAGGTGA
- a CDS encoding AMP-binding protein yields MTELSYDAGPTDAPILEETIGANFERIAATFADTDALVDVPTGRSWTYAELDAEINVVARGLMARGIAPGDRVGIWAPNSAEWVIVQFATAKIGAILVNVNPAYRTHELVYVLEQSGLRTLFAATSFRSSDYVAMVAEVLPQVPGVEDVIFFGTDDWARLREDADSVGAEDLARRLAGLSNNDPINIQYTSGTTGFPKGATLSHRNILNNGYFVTDLIRLGPGDRLCIPVPFYHCFGMVMGNLGCTTHGATIVIPAAGFDPAATLRAIAAERCTGVYGVPTMFIVMQHHADFAATDLSSLRTGIMAGAVCPVEVMKRCVEDMHMTEVAIAYGMTETSPVSCQTLIDDDLDRRTSSIGRAHPHVEIKIVDPDTGETVRRGEPGEFCTRGYSLMLGYWRDDEKTREAIDPDGWMHTGDLAVMREDGYCNVVGRIKDMVIRGGENIYPREIEEFLHTHPDVEDAQVIGVPDATYGEEICAWIRMKPGRPALDAAALREFASDKLAHYKIPRYVHIVDEFPMTVTGKVRKVDMRKDSIDMLGLEKT; encoded by the coding sequence ATGACCGAGCTCTCCTACGACGCGGGACCCACCGACGCACCGATCCTGGAGGAGACGATCGGCGCGAATTTCGAACGCATCGCCGCCACGTTCGCCGACACCGACGCCCTGGTCGACGTCCCCACCGGACGGTCCTGGACCTATGCCGAGCTCGACGCCGAGATCAATGTCGTGGCAAGGGGTTTGATGGCACGCGGTATCGCACCGGGCGACCGGGTCGGGATCTGGGCGCCCAACAGCGCGGAGTGGGTGATCGTGCAGTTCGCCACCGCGAAGATCGGCGCCATCCTGGTCAACGTCAACCCGGCCTACCGCACCCACGAGCTGGTCTACGTTCTCGAGCAGTCGGGGCTGCGCACGCTGTTCGCCGCGACGTCGTTCCGGTCCTCGGACTACGTCGCGATGGTCGCCGAGGTCCTCCCGCAGGTGCCCGGAGTCGAGGACGTGATCTTCTTCGGCACCGACGACTGGGCCCGCCTGCGCGAGGACGCGGACTCGGTGGGCGCCGAGGATCTGGCCCGAAGGTTGGCCGGGCTGTCCAACAACGATCCGATCAACATCCAGTACACCTCGGGGACAACGGGTTTCCCGAAGGGCGCAACGTTGTCGCACCGCAACATCCTCAACAACGGCTACTTCGTCACCGACCTGATCCGGCTCGGACCGGGGGACCGGCTGTGTATCCCGGTGCCCTTCTACCACTGCTTCGGCATGGTGATGGGGAACCTCGGGTGTACGACGCACGGCGCCACCATCGTCATCCCCGCCGCGGGCTTCGACCCGGCGGCCACCCTGCGCGCGATCGCCGCCGAGCGGTGCACCGGCGTGTACGGGGTGCCGACGATGTTCATCGTGATGCAACACCATGCCGACTTCGCGGCGACGGATCTGTCGTCGCTGCGCACGGGCATCATGGCCGGCGCAGTCTGCCCGGTCGAGGTGATGAAGCGCTGTGTCGAGGACATGCACATGACCGAGGTCGCGATCGCCTACGGGATGACCGAGACGTCACCGGTGTCGTGTCAGACCCTCATCGACGACGACCTCGACCGGCGCACGTCGTCGATCGGGCGGGCCCACCCGCACGTCGAGATCAAGATCGTCGACCCCGACACCGGGGAGACGGTGCGCCGCGGTGAGCCGGGCGAATTCTGCACGCGCGGTTACTCGCTCATGCTCGGCTACTGGCGGGACGACGAGAAGACCAGGGAGGCGATCGATCCCGACGGCTGGATGCACACCGGTGACCTGGCGGTGATGCGGGAGGACGGCTATTGCAACGTCGTCGGCCGCATCAAGGACATGGTGATCCGCGGCGGTGAGAACATCTACCCGCGTGAGATCGAGGAGTTCCTGCACACCCATCCCGACGTCGAGGACGCTCAGGTGATCGGGGTGCCGGACGCGACGTACGGCGAGGAGATCTGCGCGTGGATCCGGATGAAGCCGGGCAGACCGGCGCTCGATGCGGCCGCGCTGCGCGAGTTCGCCTCGGACAAGCTGGCGCACTACAAGATTCCGCGCTACGTCCATATCGTCGACGAGTTCCCGATGACCGTGACCGGTAAGGTCCGCAAGGTCGACATGCGCAAGGACAGCATCGACATGCTGGGCCTGGAAAAGACTTAA
- a CDS encoding epoxide hydrolase family protein, with the protein MAEITPFRIAVPDSDLADLADRLRRTRWPEPECVDDWSQGIPLAYTRELADYWRDEYDWRTREAALNRFDQYTTDIDGLKIHFIHQRSTRDDAFPLIITHGWPGSIVEFTKVIEPLNDAGFDVVCPSLPGYGFSGKPTATGWGVERIAAAWDELMVRLGYRRYGAQGGDWGSAVTTQIGRNRGHCVAIHTNMPLGAPPKDLTGLSPEERDVLEHLAQHRQWGTGYSKQQSTRPQTLGYGLTDSPVGQMAWIVEKFWSWMDCDGHPENVLTKDELLDNVMLYWLTASATSSARLYWESFGSFGSPGRVELPTGVASFPKEILRSPRAWCEANYTITRWTTMPRGGHFAAFEQPDLYADDVSAFFADFR; encoded by the coding sequence ATGGCCGAGATCACGCCGTTCCGCATCGCCGTGCCTGATTCCGACCTGGCCGATCTGGCCGATCGGCTCCGTCGCACGCGGTGGCCGGAGCCCGAATGCGTCGACGACTGGAGCCAGGGCATCCCACTGGCGTACACGCGCGAGCTGGCCGACTACTGGCGAGACGAATACGATTGGCGCACAAGGGAAGCCGCACTGAACCGATTCGACCAGTACACCACCGACATCGACGGGCTGAAGATCCACTTCATCCACCAGCGCTCGACGCGCGACGACGCCTTCCCGCTGATCATCACGCACGGATGGCCGGGGTCGATCGTCGAGTTCACCAAGGTGATCGAGCCGCTCAACGATGCCGGCTTCGACGTGGTGTGCCCGTCCCTTCCCGGGTACGGCTTCTCGGGCAAGCCGACCGCGACGGGGTGGGGGGTGGAACGCATCGCAGCGGCGTGGGACGAGCTGATGGTGCGGCTCGGGTACCGCCGCTACGGCGCGCAGGGCGGCGACTGGGGATCTGCGGTGACGACGCAGATCGGCCGCAATCGGGGCCACTGCGTGGCGATCCACACCAACATGCCGCTGGGCGCACCGCCCAAGGACCTCACCGGTCTCTCACCGGAGGAGCGCGACGTGCTGGAGCACCTCGCGCAGCACCGACAGTGGGGTACCGGCTATTCCAAGCAGCAGTCGACACGTCCGCAGACGCTGGGGTACGGGCTCACCGACTCGCCTGTGGGGCAGATGGCGTGGATCGTCGAGAAGTTCTGGTCCTGGATGGACTGCGACGGCCATCCCGAGAACGTGCTGACCAAGGACGAACTCCTCGACAACGTGATGCTGTACTGGCTCACGGCCAGCGCGACGTCGTCGGCGCGGCTGTACTGGGAGAGCTTCGGCAGTTTCGGCAGCCCCGGAAGGGTCGAACTTCCGACCGGTGTGGCGTCGTTTCCGAAGGAGATCCTGCGCTCGCCGCGGGCCTGGTGCGAGGCGAACTACACCATCACCCGCTGGACCACGATGCCGCGCGGTGGCCACTTCGCCGCCTTCGAGCAGCCCGATCTCTACGCCGACGACGTCAGCGCCTTCTTCGCCGACTTCCGTTAA